A stretch of the Corylus avellana chromosome ca6, CavTom2PMs-1.0 genome encodes the following:
- the LOC132184655 gene encoding soluble inorganic pyrophosphatase 6, chloroplastic-like, whose translation MAAAAAAARAVVAAGNHGCLTTSYLFLHRPFSATRTNISRALRLNPNLNGWPRRRFTCRAVYNPEDVLIKEEGQLKTLDYRVFLVNHSGKKVSPWHDIPLRLGNGIYNFIVEIPKDTSAKMEVATDEPYTPIKQDTKKGKLRYHPYNINWNYGLLPQTWEDPSFANSDVDGALGDNDPVDVVEIGERQAKIGQILKVKPLAALAMIDEGELDWKIIAISLDDPRASIVNDIDDVEKHFPGTLTAIRDWFRDYKIPDGKPASRFGLGNKAANKDYALKVINETNESWAKLIKRSTPADNLSLV comes from the exons ATGGCTGCTGCTGCTGCGGCGGCGAGAGCGGTGGTTGCAGCAGGAAACCATGGCTGTCTAACGACGTCGTATTTATTTCTCCACAGACCATTCTCAGCCACAAGAACAAACATAAGCAGGGCTCTTCGTCTGAATCCTAATCTCAATGGATGGCCCAGGAGGCGCTTCACTTGCAGAGCTGTCTACAATCCGGAGGACGTTCTGATCAAAGAGGAAGGGCAGCTCAAAACCCTGGATTACCGTGTCTTTCTTGTCAATCACTCCGGCAAAAAG GTATCTCCTTGGCACGATATACCGTTGCGCTTGGGCAATGGGATTTATAATTTTATCGTTGAGATACCTAAAGATACAAGTGCAAAAATGGAGGTTGCTACTGATGAGCCATACACTCCTATAAAGCAGGACACGAAGAAGGGAAAACTTCGTTACCATCC CTACAACATAAATTGGAACTACGGACTTCTTCCTCAGACTTGGGAAGACCCATCATTTGCTAACTCTGATGTTGATGGAGCATTAGGAGATAATGATCCAG TTGATGTTGTTGAGATTGGAGAGAGGCAGGCAAAAATTGGTCAAATCCTTAAGGTCAAGCCACTAGCTGCTTTAGCTATGATTGATGAGGGGGAGCTTGATTGGAAAATAATTGCGATTTCATTGGATGACCCAAGAGCTTCAATTGTGAATGACATTGATGATGTCGAGAAACATTTTCCG GGTACTCTCACTGCAATCAGGGATTGGTTTAGAGATTACAAAATCCCAGATGGAAAACCTGCTAGCAGATTTGGTCTTGGCAACAAGGCAGCAAACAAG GATTATGCTTTAAAGGTCATCAATGAGACAAATGAGTCTTGGGCTAAGCTAATCAAGAGATCTACCCCTGCTGACAATCTTTCACTTGtgtaa
- the LOC132185324 gene encoding probable beta-1,4-xylosyltransferase IRX9H encodes MASIRRTLSPYHDRQYQNGGGPYSPKLFSSPRHPSQLPEIAARVRGFLGYPPRKGQLGRRRAFICRCLLFFFLGFLLGLAPFNHHVNDGDDEDIRGRRDNFSFEIKPPLVNAHQKTTLNDVVSADEKSEALVDAVSLGLRFDLVPRKQLIVVTPTYGRPLQAYFLNRLGHVLRLVPPPLLWIVVETNPASMETAEILRKTGVMYRHLVCARNSTNVKDRGVHQRNTALEHIERHRLDGVVYFADDDNIYSLELFQSLREISRFGTWPIAMLAQSKNKAILEGPVCNGSRVIGWHTNEKSKRLRRFHVDMSGFAFNSTILWDPKRWRRPTSVPIRQLDIVKEGFQETTFIEQVVEDESQMEGIPPGCSRIMNWHLHLEAHHFVYPRGWLLQKNLDVVLPIK; translated from the exons ATGGCGTCGATCCGCCGGACTTTATCGCCGTATCACGACCGGCAGTACCAGAATGGCGGGGGTCCGTACTCGCCGAAGCTCTTCTCGAGCCCAAGGCACCCCTCGCAGTTGCCGGAGATTGCCGCCCGAGTCCGGGGATTCCTCGGATATCCGCCGCGGAAAGGTCAGCTCGGCCGGCGAAGAGCGTTCATCTGCAGGTGcttgttgttcttcttcttaGGGTTTCTGCTAGGTCTAGCGCCGTTCAACCACCACGTCAATGACGGCGACGACGAAGACATTCGCGGTCGCCGCGACAACTTCTCCTTCGAGATCAAGCCCCCTCTCGTCAACGCGCACCAGAAAACGACGCTGAACGACGTCGTCTCGGCCGACGAAAAGAGCGAAGCCCTAGTCGACGCGGTGAGCTTAGGCCTGAGGTTCGATTTGGTGCCGAGGAAGCAGCTGATCGTGGTGACGCCGACGTACGGCCGGCCGCTCCAGGCGTACTTCCTGAACCGGCTGGGTCACGTGCTGCGACTCGTGCCGCCGCCGCTGCTGTGGATCGTGGTGGAGACGAACCCGGCGTCGATGGAGACCGCAGAGATACTGAGGAAGACCGGAGTGATGTACAGGCACTTGGTGTGCGCTCGCAACTCCACCAATGTGAAGGACAGGGGCGTCCATCAGAGGAACACGGCGTTAGAGCACATTGAGCGCCACAGGCTCGACGGCGTCGTTTATTTTGCCGACGATGATAACATATATTCGCTTGAGTTGTTCCAGAGCTTGAGAGAAATCAG CCGGTTTGGTACTTGGCCAATTGCTATGCTTGCACAAAGCAAAAACAAGGCCATATTGGAGGGTCCAGTCTGCAATGGGAGTCGAGTAATTGGATGGCACACAAATGAGAAAAGTAAGAGACTTCGGAGGTTTCATGTTGATATGTCAGGATTTGCGTTCAACAGTACAATCTTGTGGGATCCCAAGCGATGGAGACGTCCCACTTCGGTTCCAATTCGACAATTAGACATAGTGAAGGAGGGTTTCCAG GAGACCACATTTATAGAGCAAGTGGTGGAAGATGAAAGTCAAATGGAAGGTATACCGCCTGGTTGTTCAAGGATAATGAACTGGCACCTTCATTTGGAAgctcatcattttgtttatccCAGAGGCTGGCTGCTTCAGAAAAACCTCGATGTTGTCCTCCCAATTAAGTGA